TCCCAATAACGCCGAGATTGGACTCAACAATGATATTAATAATATTCCTATAACAATCGACTTCGTTATCATATAAATTTGATAAATCAATATAAGCAAATAACCTCTTTTCGTTTTCAAGAGTACCCTTGGCATGAAATAGTAAGTTTGTTTTACCCATTTGTCTTGCCACCAAAACGTACCCCGGCCTTTGCATCTCTTCAATTATATTTTTCAACTGAAGATCGGCGTTTCGTTCAACGTATAAATGGGGTGGAATTTTTGTATATTTTTTTAAAACTTTTTCTTTCATTCTATTATTTCTTGATTTATTTGTTTGATTATTGAATCAATAATTTCCGCATTTAATACTTCCGAACTAACGACTCTTCTAAGAATTGCTTTCAATCTTCTTGGTGAACAACTAGAGGCCTCGATTATTTTACATTTAAATGTGTCTAGGTTTAATCGTAATGCGTCCTGAATTAAACAAAAAAGCAACTCAATGCTTTCGTTCCATCCGTTATTACAGTTTATATATTGAAAAAAATCAGATGCTTTTGACCAATTCTTAATTAAGATAGATGGATCTGCAATGGTAGATATTACAAACTTTAAACTATTATCTGTTTTTTTATTACCATAGTAGTTTACTAAACTTGTTAGATCATCTGATATTTTCCTAACAAGAGTTATATCAATTAACGGTAACTCATCTATTACTATTACTTTTCGTTCTCTGTTTACTTCGGCCAGAAGCTGAACTATCTGTTTTATCACGTTCTGTTCCAATTGATTTCGTTCTTTGGAATACTTGTCTTCAATTCTACAAAGAACTTCTTCTAAAACGTCGTTTGACGTTCTGATATTTACAGGGCTAAGGTCGCAGAAACAGTAATCAATATCTGAAATCAACAAATTTCGATTTATTAACGTTGTTTTCCCAACTCCCGATTTTCCGAAAACCCATATATTATTTATGCTCAGAAATTTTATAAATTCGTCGTCTATTTTCCTTTTTAAATAAAAAGGTTCGCTTTTTTGGGAATAGCTATTAAATAGGATCGTTTCCGAATCAGGTTTTGATCTTCTTTTTAAGATGTAAGTATCCGATTCCTTTGTTTGTGTAGCACCACAAATAGTTTGATGCATTTCCTGAATTCTAAGTGAATCTTCTATCCTGAAAACTGTATTATAAAGATCCTTCTCTTTAAGTAGATTGATTAGTTCATTTCCATTTATCAGTTTAATGAATTCATCTGTTTTACTATGCTCAACAATTTTCTCACTCTTCCACTTCTCCCACCAACGCGCTTGATCAATATCTAAAACCGATGGAATACATAAAATCCAACTTTTAAGTTCGAAATTATCGGATTCTCTCGCGGTATCGAATGACTTTCTGATTTGTTGTTTTTGACTATCGGAAAAACTTTCCAAGAAAAACTTACATTGAACTACTGTTATTGGTTCTATTCCTATTTTCCCAATAAAAACATCAATCCCTCCATCTCCATGTTTTACTTCAACCTGACTTACGACCTGATTGGAATACATTTTTCTAAATAAGTTCTCACAAGCAATTTCAAATGCTTTCCTTGCGCCCTCAATATTCCCATGTAGCGCTTTAAAGTCACTCCAATCTCTATTCATTTTCATTTACCCAAAATGTCGTTAAAAGATGATGATTCTAAGGTTGGTTTAGAAATGCACAATAGCATAATGTATATACTATTTCAGTAGTCATAATATAATTAAATTTATCAATCCCAAACAGGAATCAATAATAATTATACATAATTTCCATATGTAAGATATAAAAAAAGCCGTTTCATATTGAAGCGGCTTTTAGAATTCGTGGAGACGACGGGAATTGAACCCGT
This window of the bacterium genome carries:
- a CDS encoding AAA family ATPase, which codes for MNRDWSDFKALHGNIEGARKAFEIACENLFRKMYSNQVVSQVEVKHGDGGIDVFIGKIGIEPITVVQCKFFLESFSDSQKQQIRKSFDTARESDNFELKSWILCIPSVLDIDQARWWEKWKSEKIVEHSKTDEFIKLINGNELINLLKEKDLYNTVFRIEDSLRIQEMHQTICGATQTKESDTYILKRRSKPDSETILFNSYSQKSEPFYLKRKIDDEFIKFLSINNIWVFGKSGVGKTTLINRNLLISDIDYCFCDLSPVNIRTSNDVLEEVLCRIEDKYSKERNQLEQNVIKQIVQLLAEVNRERKVIVIDELPLIDITLVRKISDDLTSLVNYYGNKKTDNSLKFVISTIADPSILIKNWSKASDFFQYINCNNGWNESIELLFCLIQDALRLNLDTFKCKIIEASSCSPRRLKAILRRVVSSEVLNAEIIDSIIKQINQEIIE